In one window of Burkholderia cenocepacia DNA:
- a CDS encoding MerR family transcriptional regulator, whose protein sequence is MSKTVSQPSAAGPLTIGQVAELTGVSTHTLRYYEQAGLLRAISRTAAGHRLYAPADLDWLAFVMRLKATGMPIAQMQAFAVLREQGESTFGARRDLLVAHRDAVRAHIAELQASLDAIGDKIAYYEARERETERRAKPSHSLSEQDGHDGTTR, encoded by the coding sequence ATGTCGAAAACCGTATCCCAACCCTCCGCCGCCGGTCCGCTGACGATCGGGCAAGTCGCCGAACTGACGGGCGTGTCGACGCACACGCTGCGGTATTACGAGCAGGCCGGGCTGCTGCGCGCGATCTCTCGCACGGCGGCCGGGCACCGGCTCTATGCGCCGGCCGACCTTGACTGGCTGGCCTTCGTGATGCGTCTGAAGGCGACCGGCATGCCGATCGCGCAGATGCAGGCGTTCGCGGTGCTGCGCGAGCAGGGCGAGTCGACGTTCGGCGCGCGGCGCGACTTGCTGGTCGCGCATCGCGACGCGGTGCGTGCGCATATCGCGGAGCTGCAGGCGAGCCTCGACGCGATCGGCGACAAGATCGCGTACTACGAGGCGCGGGAACGGGAAACGGAACGACGGGCGAAACCCTCTCACTCTTTATCGGAACAGGACGGACACGATGGAACGACTCGTTGA
- a CDS encoding YidB family protein, translating into MGLLDIVGGLIGGQAGGNSQSALITTALEFINNQPGGLNGLIEKFKAGGAGEIIGSWVGTGENQPISPDTLQNVLGSDVVGSLASKVGIDPSQASSILAQVLPHVVNGATPNGEVPASGQVDTSNVLGTLTQLAGMFGDNKQA; encoded by the coding sequence ATGGGTCTCCTCGACATCGTTGGCGGTCTGATCGGCGGCCAGGCCGGCGGCAACTCGCAAAGCGCGCTGATCACGACCGCGCTCGAATTCATCAACAACCAGCCGGGCGGCCTGAACGGGCTGATCGAGAAGTTCAAGGCCGGCGGCGCCGGCGAGATCATCGGTTCGTGGGTCGGCACCGGCGAAAACCAGCCGATCTCGCCGGACACGCTGCAGAACGTGCTCGGCTCGGACGTCGTCGGCTCGCTCGCGAGCAAGGTCGGCATCGATCCGTCGCAGGCGTCGTCGATCCTCGCGCAGGTGCTGCCGCACGTCGTCAACGGCGCGACGCCGAACGGCGAAGTGCCGGCCAGCGGCCAGGTGGACACGTCGAACGTGCTCGGCACGCTCACGCAGCTCGCCGGCATGTTCGGCGACAACAAGCAGGCGTAA
- a CDS encoding ComEA family DNA-binding protein: MLKKLLMLFVALSLSLAAGLAAAVEVNTADQAALESVKGLGPVKSKAIIDERTKNGPFKDADDLANRVKGLGTKSVGHLEENGLTIGGASTPPKGVKLSKPAATTSATTSTTTSAGTAATSTTATAGTTTAAPAPAASAPDAAAKPAKTKRASKKEKAAAAAAASADAGASAPAAASSTKATKGSKKKSKKDKAASAAAASGA; encoded by the coding sequence ATGCTGAAAAAGCTGCTGATGCTGTTCGTCGCGCTATCGCTGTCGCTTGCCGCAGGCCTTGCCGCGGCCGTCGAAGTCAACACGGCCGACCAGGCCGCGCTCGAATCCGTGAAGGGGCTCGGGCCCGTGAAGTCGAAGGCGATCATCGACGAACGCACCAAGAACGGCCCGTTCAAGGACGCCGACGATCTCGCGAACCGCGTGAAGGGCCTCGGTACCAAGTCGGTCGGGCATCTCGAGGAAAACGGCCTGACGATCGGCGGCGCGTCGACGCCGCCGAAGGGTGTGAAGCTGTCGAAACCGGCCGCGACGACGTCCGCGACCACGTCGACCACGACGTCGGCAGGCACCGCCGCGACGTCCACGACCGCGACGGCCGGCACGACGACCGCGGCGCCCGCGCCGGCGGCTAGCGCACCGGACGCGGCCGCCAAGCCGGCCAAGACCAAGCGCGCATCGAAGAAGGAAAAGGCGGCAGCGGCGGCAGCGGCATCCGCCGACGCGGGTGCGAGCGCACCGGCGGCCGCGTCGTCCACGAAGGCGACGAAGGGTTCGAAGAAGAAGAGCAAGAAGGACAAGGCAGCCTCCGCCGCCGCGGCGTCGGGCGCCTGA
- a CDS encoding sigma-54-dependent Fis family transcriptional regulator, whose amino-acid sequence MPYAVPQAQHADRVLGALAGRLPAPADSARLVSSWQRSLERYRLDPASSIGPRVLTAAELREVRDKEEAFLRASGQCLTRLHDMIRVADYCVMLTDAHGVTIDYRIDRERRNDFRHAGLHIGSCWSESEEGTCGVASVLTDLAPITVHKTDHFRAAFTTLTCSAAPIFSPGGELIGVLDASAVHSPDGRDSQRLVYQLVRQSAALIEDGYFVHSTAQHWILFGHPNRHYVEAQPEWLIAFDECGNIVAANRHARDALPALREPRHIDEIFDATEMPLRDAARLDAIVALRVRATGAPLYARLRAPLRRVGREPAAASRRPGTTAPRHVGALTPFLHSSDARIAQQAELALRVASKRLPILVLGETGAGKEVFARAIHDAGARRARPFVAVNCGALPEALIESELFGYAAGAFTGARKHGARGKIALTDGGTLFLDEIGDMPLALQTRLLRVLADGEVVPLGSDTPVRVDLDVICATHRDLARMVADGTFREDLYYRLSGATFDLPPLRERADVRDVIAAVFAEEAQATGHVLTLDATLAEQLAAYPWPGNVRQLRNVLRYACAVCDAARVTRRDLPTDLAAQLGGAPAGVLPDDERGRIVAALTTHRWRPDAAARALGMSRATLYRRIAKYRIVAPHRA is encoded by the coding sequence ATGCCCTATGCCGTCCCCCAGGCCCAGCACGCCGATCGTGTCCTCGGCGCGCTCGCCGGACGCCTGCCCGCGCCGGCGGACTCCGCGCGTCTCGTGTCGTCGTGGCAACGGTCGCTGGAGCGCTACCGTCTCGACCCCGCTTCGTCGATCGGCCCGCGCGTGCTGACCGCGGCCGAACTGCGCGAAGTGCGCGACAAGGAAGAAGCCTTCCTGCGCGCGTCGGGCCAGTGCCTGACGCGGCTGCACGACATGATCCGCGTCGCCGACTACTGCGTGATGCTGACCGACGCGCACGGCGTGACGATCGACTACCGGATCGACCGCGAACGCCGCAACGACTTCCGTCACGCGGGGCTGCACATCGGCTCGTGCTGGTCGGAAAGCGAGGAAGGAACCTGCGGGGTCGCGAGCGTGCTGACCGATCTCGCGCCGATCACCGTGCACAAGACCGATCACTTTCGCGCGGCGTTCACGACGCTCACGTGCAGCGCGGCGCCGATCTTCTCGCCGGGCGGCGAACTGATCGGCGTGCTCGACGCGTCGGCCGTGCATTCGCCCGACGGCCGCGACAGCCAGCGCCTCGTCTACCAGCTCGTGCGGCAGAGCGCGGCGCTGATCGAGGACGGCTACTTCGTGCACAGCACCGCGCAGCACTGGATATTGTTCGGGCATCCGAACCGTCACTACGTCGAGGCGCAACCGGAGTGGCTAATCGCGTTCGACGAATGCGGCAACATCGTCGCCGCGAACCGGCACGCGCGCGATGCGCTGCCGGCGCTGCGCGAGCCGCGCCATATCGACGAAATCTTCGACGCGACCGAGATGCCGCTGCGCGATGCGGCGCGGCTCGATGCCATCGTCGCGCTGCGGGTGCGGGCGACCGGCGCCCCGCTCTACGCACGGCTGCGCGCGCCGCTACGACGCGTCGGCCGTGAACCGGCCGCGGCATCGCGCCGCCCGGGCACCACCGCGCCGCGTCACGTCGGCGCGCTGACGCCGTTCCTGCACAGCAGCGACGCGCGCATCGCGCAACAGGCCGAACTCGCGCTGCGCGTCGCGAGCAAGCGGCTGCCGATTCTCGTGCTCGGCGAAACCGGCGCGGGCAAGGAAGTGTTCGCCCGCGCGATCCACGACGCCGGCGCACGGCGCGCGCGGCCGTTCGTCGCCGTCAACTGCGGCGCGCTGCCGGAAGCGCTGATCGAGAGCGAACTGTTCGGTTATGCGGCCGGCGCGTTCACCGGCGCACGCAAGCACGGCGCGCGCGGCAAGATCGCGCTCACTGATGGCGGCACGCTGTTTCTCGATGAAATCGGCGACATGCCGCTCGCGCTGCAGACGCGCCTGTTGCGCGTCCTGGCCGACGGCGAGGTCGTGCCGCTCGGCAGCGATACGCCCGTGCGCGTCGATCTCGACGTGATCTGCGCGACGCACCGCGATCTCGCGCGGATGGTGGCCGACGGCACGTTCCGCGAAGATCTGTACTACCGGCTGAGCGGCGCGACGTTCGACCTGCCGCCGCTGCGCGAACGCGCGGACGTGCGCGACGTGATCGCCGCCGTGTTCGCCGAGGAAGCGCAGGCGACCGGCCACGTGCTCACGCTCGACGCGACGCTCGCCGAACAGCTCGCCGCGTATCCATGGCCGGGCAACGTGCGGCAACTGCGCAACGTGCTGCGCTATGCGTGCGCGGTGTGCGACGCCGCGCGCGTGACGCGGCGCGACCTGCCGACCGACCTCGCCGCGCAACTCGGCGGCGCCCCCGCGGGCGTGCTGCCCGACGACGAACGCGGCCGCATCGTCGCCGCGCTCACCACGCATCGCTGGCGGCCCGACGCGGCCGCCCGGGCGCTCGGCATGTCGCGCGCGACGCTGTACCGGCGCATCGCGAAGTACCGGATCGTCGCGCCGCACCGCGCGTGA
- a CDS encoding ATP-NAD kinase family protein, with the protein MTTPVTVGVIANPASGRDIRRLTTHASVFPTAEKANMIVRLLAGLGAMGVERVLTLRDRTGIATLLLRAIDTHRAVAPHERWPQVEFVDLPITDSVADTQAGAAYLHRMDVALIVVLGGDGTHRAVAAHCGATPLVALSTGTNNAFPEHREATVAGVAAGLAATGAVPAEVAFVRNKRLVVRCVAGAQPGREEIALVDVCAARQRFIGARAISGSDDIDSLYLTFAEPDGIGLSALGGAWAPLERSAPHGLAMRFAQAGNAAGTPLVAPIAPGRVDRVVMRSCERLEPGTWHAIPFERGTLAFDGEREIEVARGDRYEIALDWHGPLTVDVGRTLRYASSRQLLRDAGAWHD; encoded by the coding sequence GTGACGACGCCCGTTACCGTCGGCGTGATCGCGAACCCCGCTTCGGGGCGCGACATCCGCCGCCTCACGACGCATGCATCCGTGTTCCCGACCGCGGAGAAGGCGAACATGATCGTGCGCCTGCTGGCCGGCCTTGGCGCGATGGGCGTCGAGCGCGTGCTGACGCTGCGCGACCGCACGGGTATCGCGACGCTGCTGCTGCGCGCGATCGACACGCATCGCGCGGTCGCGCCGCACGAGCGCTGGCCCCAGGTCGAATTCGTCGACTTGCCGATCACCGATAGCGTCGCCGACACGCAGGCCGGCGCGGCCTATCTGCACCGGATGGACGTGGCGCTGATCGTCGTGCTCGGCGGCGACGGCACCCATCGCGCGGTGGCCGCGCATTGCGGCGCGACGCCGCTCGTCGCGCTGTCCACCGGCACCAACAACGCGTTTCCCGAACATCGCGAGGCGACCGTCGCCGGCGTCGCCGCAGGACTCGCCGCGACCGGCGCCGTGCCGGCCGAGGTCGCGTTCGTGCGCAACAAGCGGCTCGTCGTGCGCTGCGTCGCGGGCGCGCAGCCGGGGCGTGAGGAGATCGCGCTCGTCGACGTGTGCGCCGCGCGGCAGCGCTTCATCGGCGCACGCGCGATCTCCGGCTCCGACGACATCGATTCGCTCTACCTGACGTTCGCGGAACCGGACGGCATCGGCCTGTCCGCGCTCGGCGGCGCGTGGGCGCCGCTCGAACGCAGCGCGCCGCACGGGCTCGCGATGCGCTTCGCGCAAGCCGGCAACGCGGCCGGCACGCCGCTCGTCGCGCCGATCGCGCCGGGGCGCGTCGACCGCGTCGTGATGCGCAGTTGCGAGCGGCTCGAACCGGGCACGTGGCACGCGATTCCGTTCGAGCGCGGCACGCTCGCGTTCGACGGCGAGCGCGAGATCGAGGTCGCGCGTGGCGATCGCTACGAGATCGCGCTCGACTGGCACGGGCCGCTGACGGTCGATGTGGGCCGCACGCTGCGCTACGCGTCGTCGCGGCAACTGCTGCGCGACGCCGGTGCGTGGCACGACTGA
- a CDS encoding carboxymuconolactone decarboxylase family protein, translating into MERLVEDRYTRGLNKLKEIDGEAGERVIAALAPIAPDFGRLLVEFSFGDIYSRPQLDLKAREIATIAALAALGNAQPQLKVHIEAALNVGCTRDEIVEVFMQMAVYAGMPAALNALFAAHEVFTRRDEAAGVTDHPNEAAGQPA; encoded by the coding sequence ATGGAACGACTCGTTGAGGATCGCTACACGCGCGGCTTGAACAAGCTCAAGGAAATCGACGGCGAAGCGGGCGAACGCGTGATCGCGGCGCTCGCGCCGATCGCGCCGGACTTTGGGCGGCTCTTGGTCGAATTCAGCTTCGGCGACATCTACAGCCGGCCGCAGCTCGACCTGAAGGCGCGCGAAATCGCGACGATCGCCGCGCTGGCTGCGCTCGGCAACGCGCAGCCGCAACTGAAGGTGCATATCGAGGCTGCGCTGAACGTCGGCTGCACGCGCGACGAGATCGTCGAGGTATTCATGCAGATGGCCGTGTATGCGGGGATGCCCGCCGCGCTCAACGCGCTGTTCGCCGCGCACGAGGTGTTCACGCGGCGCGACGAAGCGGCCGGCGTGACGGACCACCCGAACGAAGCGGCCGGGCAGCCCGCATGA